One Streptomyces formicae genomic window, GAGCCCGCGTTCGCGGACGTCGGATCCGTCGATCCCGCCCAACTGGTCACCGAGGACGGACTCCGCCTCCGTATCCAGCTGATCGACACCGGCACCGCCCACGGGGACTGGAACCGTTGGCCGACCGAAGTCCGCGAGATCGACCTGCGTTATGGCGATGTCCCAGGCCCTGTTCGGCTTCGTGTCCCCACTCTTGATGCCTTCGCAGGCATGAAGATCGCGGCTTATGCCGACCGTCGTGCACCCCGTGACCTCTACGATCTGGCCGCCCTCGCCCGGCTGGACAAGGTGACGGACGACGTCCCGAGGTTGGTGCGGGACATCACCGGCATCACTCCCGGACGCCACCACTTCCGGACCCCACCCGTCACGGACTGGGAGGACCAGCTCGCCCACCAGACGGGGTACCTGCCCACCGCGCAGGAGTGCATGGACACGGTCTGCACGGCATTCGGGGAGATCTTCGGCTGGCCCGAACCGTACGATCCCTTCACCTGATGTGCCGGGCTCACCGAACGGCTCCGTCTGGTGAGCTGGTCGGGGATGACTGCGACGGTACAGATGCTGGACGCCTTTTCGGAGCCGCACGCGTAACCGCTGTTGGCTGTCGCTCTTCCTCGAAGGACAGTTGGCCCGGCGCGGCGTCTCGAGAGTTGGTCTCCACCGCATAGCGTCGTTGGTTCTCTTCGAGGAGGCGGTCGAGGATTTCCTGGCGGGCGACGGGGCCGACGGTGTAGCGGGGGCCTTGGCGGGTGTCCTGGAAGCCGTGGTCGAGGCCGCCGGGCTGGTCGAGGAGGTCGTGCCAGCCGTAGGCGCGGGCGACTTCCTCGTCGATGGTGCGGTGGATGGTGCGGAGTTCGGTGATGTCGGGGTCGGTGCACTTCTCGTCGTGGACGAGGTTGTATGTGGCGGTGAGGCCGCCGCGGGCGGGCATGATCGCGCGACGGTGGGTGTCGAGGCGGTGGCCCGCTTCACGGAGGGGCGGGGTGAGTTCGGGGCGAGGCAGGGTTTCGAAAACGTCCGAGGGTGAGTAGTTGAGGTCGGCCTTCATCGTCGAACTCCGGCTGATGGCCCACCAGTAATGCGGGGCGCTGCTCAGCAGGGCCAGCATCGCGGAGTCGTCGCTGGCGAAGACGCAGAGCTTGTGCGCGAAGACCTGTCCGGTCGGCACCATCACCGGCATCACGACCTTACTCACAAGCGTGATCACGAGAGTGCGGTCCGTCCTCTCAGTTGCCGCGTAGAGCCCCTTGGCGCGTTCGGCGAACCACCACCACTTCTCCCTCCTGACTGGCCGGTTGCTCTTCTCCCGCTCCGGCTTTACCAGCCGCCGGACCTGCTCGTACGCCGCAGGGAATTCTTTGGCCCGTTCCTCGCGCCAGTCATGGAAATTGATGACCCATCGACTGGCCGACCCGTCCGGGCGCGAGTTTAGGTCCTGCCCGTTCAGGTAGGGGAACAGCACCTTCCGGTACCGCTCATCCTGCGCAATCAACACTTCGGCCGCCTGAGGCTGCATGGTGAATCCCAGTCCCAGCACGTACGAACCGATGAAGGCAATTCCCTGGTTTTCCGCTAATCGATGCGCCGCTCCCGTCACCCGCGACACCGCATCCAGCGACGACGTGAGCCCCGCAACCTCGACCCCGTCCGCGACACGTAGCCCTCCCGGACTGACCGCCGCCCGGCTCGTCCACACCGCGCAGTATTCGAGAACCGCGCTCCGCGACGGCCACGGCGCGCTCTTCACCGCCTGCCGCAACTCCACCCCATCTGCCACCAAGCAGTCCAGACCGACCTCCCGGGTGTCCCCCTGGGCCAGCGTGTTCGTCGCGATCAGCCCCGTCTGGCCACGCTCGTTCAGCAGATCGTGGGCCCGCAGCAGGAAGTAGGCCACCAGATCCGCACTCCCACGCGCGGATCGCCCGATCCCGGTGACGTAGTAGTCGCGGAACGACTTGCCCAGTGATCCGGTGAGCCTCTGTCCGCCGAGGAAGGGAGGGTTGCCGATCACGGCGTCAAAGCCGCCCTGCCGGAACACCTCCGGGAAACGGTAGGGCCAGTGGAAGGGCTTCCAGGCGTCACCGTCGGCGCCGAGCGCGCCGCGTGTGCCGCGGCGGGTGGCCTCGTCCATCTGCCGTTCGACCTCGGCGCGTCCTGCCGGATCGGACTTGCCCCATCGGCGTACGTGGTCGGCGGCCAAGACGGAAGCGTCGTCGAACCCGGACCCGCCGCGCGCGGCGCGGTCCAGAGAGGCGGTGACCAGGAGATTGGCGACGCGCTCCTGCAGTGCCACCGCTTCCTTGGCTTCGCGGAGGACCCGCCGTTTCTCCTCCAGCGCGACGAGGGACGTACCCGGGATATCCACAATGCTTGAGCGGAGCCGGGCGGCACGCTCCACATTGCCACCGAACCCGGTGAGCTGGGGAACCGTCGCAGTGAAGTCGACCGGGGAGCGGTCGTGCACACGGCGGCGCCCTGGCAGCAGGTGCATGGCCTCAAGCTGTGCGTACGACGCGAGTCCCACCAGGGAGTCGCCGTCGAGCAGTCGATCGTCGAGGAACGTGAACGGCATGCCAGGTTCGACGGTCTCCAGCCACAGAGCGAACTTGGCGAGTTCGACGGCGAGCGGGTTGATGTCCACTCCGTACAGGCAGCGCTCGGCGATCTCGCGGCGTGCCCGGAGTATCGTCCGGTCGGCGTTGGCGTCGGTCGTCTCGCGGAGGAACTTGCCCTGCTGCCCGCGCGCGCGGGACTTCAGCAGCATCTCCGCCAGGTACCGGCACGCGGCGACGAGGAACGCCCCGGACCCGCAGGCCAGGTCCGCGATCTTGAGTCGGAGGATTTCGCTGCTGGGCTTGAGGACCCAGGTGTTCCGGTCCGCGGTCTGCAGCGGGCCGTAAGAGTGGACCAAGGGTTCGAGCGCGCCCCGGGCCACCTCCGCGGCGAGTTCCTCAGGGGTGTAATGGGCGCCGGTCGTCCGGCGTGTCGACGAGCGGCCGACGTACAGGCCGCCGGGCGAGACGACGACGGGGAGCCCTCGCAGGTCGCGGCGGATGATGCCGTTGAAGGGGAGGAGGCGCTCGGCGAGACCGAGATCTCCGTTGGTCCCAGCCAGTAACTTCCGCCGGGCCTCCTCGCGTTCGGAGGTCTCCGGAGGGCGGAGTGCGCGCTCGACCGCCTTCGGGGTACCCAGACCCGACTTCTTGTACCGGTCCGCGAGCGCCGCGGCCAGTCGGCCCGGCGCATCCGGGTGCTGCGCAGCTTCCGCGGCGAGGCGCTCCAACTCGGCCAGCTCCACCTGGATCTCCCGGCCGGGCTTGCCGATCAGGCCGACGACCGGGTCCGCCGCGCGTCGCCCTTCGTACTCCAGGAGCCCTTCGTAGACGTGCCCGATCTGAGAGATCGACAACTGCCCGAAGGCCGTCCTGCGGCGCTCGCGCGTACGACCGCGGCCGACCGTGACGAACTGCACCGCACGCAGCATGTGCAGCACCGTCCGGTCGTCGACGGGCCATGGTGAGCTGCCGTCACCGGGCTCCAGCCAGGGGTGGCGACGGGGGTCGAAGAGGCTGCCGTCGTATCCGCACACTTGGAGACGCGGGTGGTCCACGCCCTGGTACACGGCGCGGAAGAGAGCGACCAGGCGGTGCCATGCCGCGTGGCTCTGCTCCAGGTCCTCCTCGCTCGTGGCCCTGGCCTGAGCTTCGAGGTCGACACAGAGCGCGCCTGCCGAATAGGCCGATACGTAAAGAGGGTTGTCCGCCGGGAGCAGTCCGCGCTCCTCCGCGAAGAACACGAACAGGATCCGCATCTGAGTGGAGAGCGCCGCCTTGTACACCTCGGCGGCGGGCTCGCGTCCGAGGCCCGGCCGATTGCTGCCGCGCGCCTCCTGGTCCGTACGGCCGATGGCGGCGACAAGGAGGTCGACGGCTTCCTTGACCTGCCGTCCGAGGGATTCGGTGAGGTCCTCGGTCTCGTCCTCCGCGTGGGAGAGCAGGTGGGAGAGGGTTTCGTCGTTCGGGACCGAAAAGAAGCGGCGTCGGCAGAGCAGCGAGAGGAAGGCCCGCACCACCGGGCGGTCGGCGGCCGACGCCCAGTCCGCAGTGTCGAAGGTGACGTAGCTGGTGGGCGCGTCGCGGGGTGCCCACACGAGGGTCCACCAGCGGCCGGCCGCGACCAGTCCGAGGCCGGTGCCGTGGTGACGGCACATGCGTGCCAGCTGGTCCGCCGGCGACTCAGCCCAAGCCGTGCCGGGCTGCCGGGCTGTCGGGACCGTGCCCGGTGCGCAGACCAGTCCGAGCAGTGCGATTTCCGACGGCTCCGGGGCGGTCGGATCGTGGGTGTCCGGGGAGGTGAGAGCGAACGACGGGGTGAGTGGCTCCTGATGCCCTGATTCGTGGAAGGCGAGACGCGCAAGCAGGTCCGGTTCTTCGTGTAACGCGTCTGCCCAGCCGAGTAGGGAACCCAGGAGATGTCGGATCCAGTCGCCGTGTATTCGCTGCGGGTCCGACTGCCAGGCCCGGTGGGCCTGGCGGAGCAGGCGCCGCGCCGCCTCGTCCAAGGCGTCGAGGCGGGGCCATACGCAGGTGAGCGTCGACAGCGGGAGGAAAGGGCCGTCAATGGAGACGAGCGCCAGCCACTCTTTGTGCTGCTGTCGGCCATCCGGTGGCGTTCCTCGGGAGTTGTACGGCCTGGTTCTGGTTCGTACAGTCGGCGCACTGCGAGCCATGGACACCCCCGTGGCACAACGGTGATCCGGGCAGGTGCATGACGAAGCCACCACGACCGACGGTAGCTGGGTAGGCGCGTGATGGACAGAGGCCCTACGGGCTATGGCATTCGGCCCCGGCCGGACGGCGGGCGGGGCGGGGTGGGATGGATCGGGAACCGGGCGACCGCGACATCGCCGAGCTGCTCGCCCGGGCGCAGTACGGAGCGAAGCAGGACACAGCCTGAATGTCGGTGGCGCCCATTAGCATCGTGATGTTGACGGATCATCATGCAGACGCCTGTGCTGAGGGAATCACGTCTGCAGGGCGTGTGCACGTGCCATGGCAGCGCAGCAGGGCCGGAACCGAGAGAGGAATCGCGGATGCCGAGCATGTCACCCGGAGTGCCGACGGGAGCGTCGTCGCAGTCGTTGGAGGAGGATCTCCTCCAACGGGTCCGCGAGGTCCCGCAGCGCTTCGCGGCGGCCACGTCCTACGAGGTCCGGGACGAGCTCGGCGAGATCATCAGCCGGGACCTGCTCGGTCCGTGGGACGGCCCCGGCGAGGAGTTCGACCCGCGGGCGGCAGGCCCGCGCGACCGATATCTGGTCGGCATGCTGGGCCCCAAGCGGACGTTGACGAACTCGCTCGCTGCCGCGTCCGAACAGCTCGACGACGATTCCGACGGTGAAGGCGACGGCACCGACCACAGCCTCCCGGAAAAGCTCACCACGCAGAACGCGGGCCGGATGTGGGCCTCCTCGATGGGCATGATGTTCGCCGTTCCGGCCGGGGCCGACGCGGTCAGCGTGCGTGTCCGCTGGGGCCGCTACCACAAGACGCAGGTGCTGGCGGAGGACGGTGCAGCTCGCACGACCTGGGCTCGTCAGCAGGTCGAGGAGCAGGCGGAAGTCCGGCTCGACGGGGCCGCGCGGCAGAGACTGCCACTCCTCGCGAGTGACCCTGAGGCTCCAGGCGTACGCCTGGAAGTCGATGTGCGGGAGCGGTCCGGTGCGAGCCGGGTGGTCGAACTCGCCCTGGTCAACGGCCAGGACGAGCCCGCCCAGTCCAAGGACAGCGCCTGGCTGTTCCAGACCGAGCTGCAGGTCACCGCCCTCGACGGAGCCGCGGCCGTCTTCGAGCCCATCTCCGACCCGCTGCGCGACGGTGCCGAAGCAGTAGGCGAGGGCACGGCCGACCTCGAGGAACAGCGCCTCACCCTGCTCTACCGCAACCAGCTCAAGCACGCCGCAGGCCGTAACGTCGCCGTCGACGCGCTGGTGGACCAGGGAGAGCGACGGGCCCACCGGCTCACCACCAACTGGCTCCCCGTCCACGACGTACCGGCCACCGTCGCCCCCACCGGCGAGGACGCCACCTACCTGGCCGGCCTCGAACTGTCGATGGACGCCCTCGCCGAGCTCCCCGCCGACCGGCTGACCGCCGCCCTGGCGCCCCTCGCCGAGGGGTACACCGCATGGCTCGAGGAGCAGCGGGCCCACGCCGGGACGTTGCCGCCCGGCCTGCGAGCTACCGCGCTGGACGCCGTGGAACAGGCCGGCGACGTGGCCGCGCGGATCACGCTCGGCGTGGATATGCTCTCCGACCCCGAACGCCCCGAGGCGCTCGAGGCGTTCCGGTTCGCCAACCGGGCCATGGCCCTCCAGCGTCGACACACCGCCATCGCCGCACTGCGCGAGCGCGAAGGCATCGGCTTCGCGCAGGCGAAGGCACGGATCGACGAACAGGGCGCCGCGGCCGCCTCCTGGCGCCCGTTCCAGCTGGCCTTCGTGCTGCTCAACCTTCGTGCACTCGCCGTCCCCACCCTCACGGAGAGGGAAGCAGGACCGGACGCCATCGTCGACCTGCTGTTCTTTCCCACCGGTGGCGGCAAGACCGAGGCATACCTGGGCCTGGCCGCCTTCACCTTCGCCATCCGCAGACTTCAAGGGACGCTCGGCGAAGGCGCTGACGCCAGAAGCGGCGAGGCCGGAGTGGCCGTTCTCATGCGGTACACGCTGCGGCTGCTCACAGCTCAGCAGTTCCAGCGTGCCGCGGCCCTGGTCTGCGCCGCCGAGGTGCTCCGCCGCGAGGCGTACGAGGCAGGCGACACACGGTGGGGCGACACCCCCTTCCGCATCGGGCTCTGGGTCGGTGGGGCCGTCTCGCCCAACCGCTACGAAGAGGCCGCCCAGCAGATCGCCGAGGCCAAGGAAGCAGGAGCGGGCCGGGGCGCCAAGGTCCTCCAGACCCTCGCCTGTCCCTGGTGCGGCACCGCACTGAGCGCCCAGCACGACCTTCACCCCGACGACACCCTGCGCCGAGTCCTGCTCTACTGCGCCAACGGGGAAGGCAAGAACGCCTGCCCGTTCTCCCAGCGGCGCTCACCCGGCGAAGGGCTGCCCATCCTCACCGTGGACGAGGAGATCTACCGCCTCGCCCCGAGCCTGCTGATCGCCACCGTGGACAAACTCGCCCAGCTGCCCTGGCGCGGCTACGCAGGCATGCTCTTCGGCCGAGTCTCCGAGCTCTGCCCCCGCCACGGCTACCGCCACGCCGACCTCGACGCGCGCACCTCCTGCGGCCAGACTCACAACTCGAAGGGCAAGTACGAGGCGGTCGCCAGCCGCCCTGTCACCCGGCTGCGCCCGCCGGACCTCATCATCCAGGACGAGTTGCACCTGATCTCCGGCGCACTGGGCACCACCGTCGGCCTCTTCGAAGCCGCCGTCGACCAGCTCTGCACCTGGCCCGCTCCCGACGGCCATGGGGGCAGCCGCCCAGTCGGCCCCAAGATCGTGGCCTCCACCGCGACGACCAAACGTGCCGCCGACCAGATCCGCGGCGTCTTCGCCCGCCGGGCGGCGATCTTCCCGCCCCGGGTGGTCGACGTCGAGGACACCTTCTTCTCCCAGCAGGTCGCCGTCACCCCCGCTGCCCCCGGCCGCCGTTATCTGGGCATCTGCGCACATGGTGTCCGGATGAAGCAGGCCGAGATTCGCGTCGCCGAGATTCTGGCCCTGGCCGGCCAGACTCTCTTCGACCGGCACGGTGCCCCCGCCGACCCGTATATGACACTGGTCGGTTACTTCAACGCCACCCGTGAACTCGCCGGGATGCGCCGCTTCCTGGACGACGACATCGCCACCCGGGTGCGTGTCCACGGAACCCGCAAGGGCCTGTCCAACCGGCTGCTGCGCCGCACCGACATGCTCTCCGTCCAGGAACTGACCTCCCGAATCTCCTCGGGTGACATCACCGAGGTGCTCGCCCGCCTGGAGATCGGCTTCGACGAGGAACTGGACACCACGGTCCGCAGGCAGGCCCTCGTTGACGAACTGAAGGCTGCCGCACAGCACAAGCAGCGTCTCGACCCCGCGAAGCTGGGCCTGCGCAACGAGAGCAACGGCGCAGTGGACGCGGTCATCGCCACCTCCATGCTCCAGGTCGGCGTCGACGTCTCCCGGTTCGGCCTGATGCTGGTGGTCGGCCAGCCGAAGAACACCGCCGAATACATCCAGGCGTCCTCCCGCGTCGGGCGCGACGCCAAACGGCCCGGCCTCGTCGTCACCCTCTACAACTGGACGCGCCCGCGCGACCTTGCTCACTTCGAGACCTTCAGCCACTACCACGCCACCTTCTACCGCGAGGTCGAAGCACTCTCGGTCACACCCTTCGCCCGCCGCTCCCTGGACCGCACGACAGCAGCCGCCTGGATCGCCGCCATCCGGAACGCGGACGCCGGCCACTCACGTAACGCGGACGCCTACGACGTGGACCTCGACGGCCCCGTCGCGCGCCAGGTCACCGAGCAGTTCCTCGCGCGTGCCGAAACCGTGGGCGGCGAGCGAGCTCGCGACTACCTCGCGGAGCGCATCGACACCCTCAAGGAGGCCTGGACCACTCGCAAGCAGGGCAATTCGCGCCTCGGCTACGAGGAAGGGAAATGGCAGCGGCAGCAGCTCACGGGTCTGCTCGACAAGGCGACCGGGGCGAAGTGGGGCGAGCTCACCGTCTCCCAGTCAATGCGCGAGACGGAGAACGAAATCAACCTCCTGGTCCCCGGCAGCGGACTCTTCGACGTCGTGGGCGGAGCCCCACCATGGAGTTATTCCGGTGGCCAGGGCCCGGACGACGCCGGCTCCGCCGAGGAGACCCCGGACGGAGACGAGACCGGAACCGTCCTGGACAACAAGCAGCAGGGACCGACCGGACCGAACGGAAAGAAGGCGCGCGCATGACCGACACGCCCCAGTACCGCCGTCGGGTCGGTTCTGTACGCCCCAGCCATCTGATGTTCACCGGAGGCGTGGGCTCCCTCGTCGACCTGCCCAACTTTGCCGTCCTGGTCCGAGGCATCGACGACTGGAACTACGACGCCGTCCCGGGGTGGGCTGACCTCAAGGAACCCCGACTTCTGCGAGCCGTCAACAGCCTCCTCGCCGCTCCCAACAGCCCCTACCAGGTGACGCAGTTGCGCCCGGCGCCATGGCTGGACGGCGCGGACCGGGACCCCAATGGCCCCGCTGCCAAGGTCGGTGTGCCCGTCCTACCGTTCCCCCAGTGGTTGCGCTGCACCGCCTGCAACGAACTCGGGGCTCTGGACTCCAGTAACTTCCGCTTCGAGAACGACAAACCCCGCCGCCCCGACAAGGCCCGCTTCTTTCACGCGGGCTGCACCGCCAAGCGCAAGGGCAAGCCCCCGCTCGCCGTGGCCGCCCGCTTCGTCCTCGCCTGTCAGGCCGGCCACCTCGACGACTTCCCGTACGCCACCTTCGTGCACCGCGGCGGCAGTTGCGCAGCGGTGAGCCATCCACGCCTTCAGATGCTCGACCACGGCGGCAACCAGGCCGCCAACGTCAAGCTCAAATGTGTGAACTGCAATAAGGAACGCAACATCCGGGACGCGATGGGGCCGCGAGGTGAAGCCAACCTGCCGTCCTGCCGTGGCCGTCACCCGCACCTGTCAACCTTCGACCCGGCAGGCTGCGAACACCGGCCGAAACCCCTGGTGATCGGCGCCTCCAACCAGTGGTTCGCGCAGACCCTCAGCGTCCTTGCCGTGCCGCCGACTCAGGGCAGCGCACTACAGGGAGAGGTGGAGAAGCTCTGGGACACCCTCCAGAACGCTACCGGGCTGCCCATGCTGCAGATGGTCTGGAATCTCCCGCAGTTCAAGGTGCTCCACCAGTGGGCGCAAGAAGACGTCCTTGCAGCGGTGCAGGAGCGCCGCGCAGCCGTGGAGGCAGGGCCGGCTGCTGCCCAGACCTCCACGTATCCCGATCTCCTCACCCCGGAATGGGAGATCTTCACCACCCCCGACACCCCTGACCCGACCGAGGATTTCGCGCTGCGGGACATCGAGGTTCCCCCTGCCCTCGGCGGCCTGTTCTCCCATATCGTCCAGGCCGAGCGGCTCCGTGAGGTCCGTGCCCTGGTCGGCTTCACCCGACTCGACGCGCCAGACCCCGAGGACCCGACCCTGGTCACCCGTGCACCGCTCTCCCGGAACCGGACCCCAGCCTGGGTACCGGCCAGCGAGGTGCGCGGCGAGGGAATCTTCCTGCGCCTGCCTGAGCCTCTGGTCGCTGACTGGGAGCAGCGCGTCGCCGGAACGGAGGAGCTTGCCGCGCACCGTGACGCCTACGTCGAGTTCCGCCGCAATCGCCACTCCGGCCGGATCCAGGGAAACGACGATCCGCTGCGCAGCTGGCCCGGTGCCCGGTACATCGCCCTGCACACTCTGTCTCACCTCCTCATCCGAGCCATCTCCCTGAACTGCGGCTACTCCTCCGCCAGCCTCTCCGAACGGATCTACGCAGGGCGGGAGGACGACCCGCGGACCGGCATCCTGATCTACACGGCGGTTCCGGACGCGGAAGGGACCCTCGGCGGCCTCGCCTCGCTCGCCGAACCCGAGGCATTCACCCGCATCGTGCGCCGTGCCCTCGCCGACGCCCGGCGGTGCTCCTCCGACCCGCTGTGCGCCGAACGGCTGCCCCACCCGCCGCACGAGGACTTCCTGCACGGCGCGGCCTGCCATGTGTGTCTCTTCGTCTCGGAGACGACCTGCGAACGCGGCAACCGCTTCCTGGACCGCCGGTTCATCGTGCCCATCGGTGACCCCAGCCTGGTCCTCACGCTGGACATCAAATGAGACATACGACGTTCCGGCAGGCAGCGGCTCAGGCCCGTGCGGTCGTCGGGACGCAGGCACTCAGAGCTCTCGCCGAGGGGATCGCCGATGGGCGGCCTCGAGCCGCACTTTTGTCCCTGCGGTCCGTTCCGGGCTTCGCCGAGGCGGCGGCCACCGTCGTGGATGCCGCCGGCGCGGACCGGATACCTGCCGGTGAGGCGGCTGCCTACCTGGAGGGCCTGGCGGAGGGACACGCCCTGCGCACCGCCGAGCAACGGGTCTCCCTCGTCTGGAGCGGCCCCTCTTCCCACCGGGTCCCGGTCCGTTCGACCAGCCTGACCCTGGTGGAACTGATCGAGGAGTCCCGACGGGAACTCCTGCTCATGACGTACTCGGCGAAGCCCTACCCGCCGCTCATCAAGGCGTTGATTGCTGCTGCAGAGCGGGCCGTGACCATCGATGTGGTGGTCGAGACCTTGCAGGGTGCGGGAAGCGCACTCGCGGGAGCGGAGCCCGCCTCGGCGTTCGGAGGGATCCCAGGTATCCGTATCTGGCATTGGCCCGTGGACAAGCGGGTGGAACATGGAGCCAAAACCCACGCAAAACTGGCCGTCGCGGACAGTCGGATCCTGCTGGTCACCAGCGCCAACTTCACCCAGTCCGGCGTGGACCGCAATATTGAGGCCGGAGCTCTGATCAGAGGCGGGACGACGCCTTCCCGTACGGTCGAGCACGTACGGGAACTCCAGCGTGAGGGCACTCTGCAGCGGTTCTACTGACCGGTCCGAGGAAGTAGCGGACCGGATATTGACTGGCATGGAAGCCCCCTCGCCAATTGCCGCCTGAAGACGCCTTCGCCGACCCTCCAAAGGCTGACACAAGGCGTTGCGGGTATAGCCCGATGGCCTTCCGTTCTGATGGCGGCGGTACGCGCCACTGCGGTCTCGCCCCCCGCTGGCTGTAACGCTCGTTTGACGCTCAGGGCGTCCACGGGCTCGCCCAGGGGGCGGGCAAACATCGCTTGACCTGCGCTGCTCTTGTTCCCGTCCCGGCTGACGTGATTTCGATGACCCACCACGTGGAATGCGTCGCGATCCTCGAACCCGCCGACAAGGGCCGCTGCCCCCCCCGTTCCGTCGAGCGTGCGCGACAGACGTCGGATGCCTCGCGGGCGATGACCCGACGACGGGACGGTGCTACTCGAAGAGGGACAGCCGGACTCGGAAGGTGCAGCCCTGGCCGGGAGCGGTGTCGATCTCGATGTCGCCGCCGTGGGCCGTGACGAGGGAGTGCACGATCGAGAGGCCGAGGCCCGCGCCGGCGCCCGAGGCGCGGCTTCGGGATGCGTCGGCGCGGTAGAACCGTTCGAAGACCCGTTGTCGTTCCTCCGGCGAGAGGCCCGGTCCCCGGTCGGCGACCTCCAGGACCGCGAGTCCGTCCCGCACCCCCACGCCGATCCGGATCGGCGTACCGGCGGGCGAGTGTGCGACCGCGTTGCCGACGAGGTTGGTGACGACCTGCCGCAGGCGTTCCTCGTCCGCGAGGGTCTGGGCGGTGGCGGGTCTGCCGCCGTCCGGGCCGGTGAGCGTGACGGGGCGGGTGGCGTCCAGGGCCCGTACGTCGTGCAGTGCGTCGGCGGCCAGCGTGCGCAGGTCCATCGGGGCGCGCTCCAGCGGGAAGGCGGGGGCCGGGCCGGTCCCGACGGCGGGGCCCCGCGCTGCCTCGTCGAGGCGGGCCAGCAGGAGCATGTCCCCGACGAGGCGGGTCAGGCGCTCGGACTCCTCGCCGATGCGCGTCATGAGGTGGTCGGTCTCCGGCCGGGTCCGCGAGGCTCCCATGCGGTAGAGGTCGGTGTAGCCCTTGATGCCGACGAGCGGGGTGCGCAGTTCGTGGCTGGCGTCCGCGAAGAAGCGCCGCATCCGTGACTCGGCTTCCGCCCGGCCGCGGAAGGCGGTGTCGATCTGGTCGAGCATCCGGTTCAGGCAGGTGGTCAGGCGGCCCACTTCGGTCTGCGCTCCGGCCGTCTCCGCGATGCGGTGTGAGAAGTCGCCCGACGTGATGGCGTCGGCGGTCTCCTCGATGCGGGTCAGCGGCCGCAGCCCGGAACGGACGGCGAACCAGCCGACGACGGCCAGGAGGGCGAGCAGCACCCCGCCGGTGGTCAGGGAGACGGTCCGGGTCTTCTCGACGGTGCGGTCCACCTCGTCCAGCGACGTCGCGACGAGGACGCTCCCGTTGCCCACCGGTTCGTCCGTCGACTCGATCGACTGGTCGGGCCTGGTCAGCGCCACGACCCGCCAGCGGTGATCGTC contains:
- the drmC gene encoding DISARM system phospholipase D-like protein DrmC — protein: MRHTTFRQAAAQARAVVGTQALRALAEGIADGRPRAALLSLRSVPGFAEAAATVVDAAGADRIPAGEAAAYLEGLAEGHALRTAEQRVSLVWSGPSSHRVPVRSTSLTLVELIEESRRELLLMTYSAKPYPPLIKALIAAAERAVTIDVVVETLQGAGSALAGAEPASAFGGIPGIRIWHWPVDKRVEHGAKTHAKLAVADSRILLVTSANFTQSGVDRNIEAGALIRGGTTPSRTVEHVRELQREGTLQRFY
- a CDS encoding sensor histidine kinase, whose protein sequence is MSLRTRLLCLVSTLVAIGLLAAGAAVNTALSGYLEGRVDARLRTTAQIAARITPPPGMDSPQNVRVLSSFEDTTVSYVDDAGVPRNTFDSTTAAPGGGPRLPELDRDAVLDRAGRPFTVPARDDDHRWRVVALTRPDQSIESTDEPVGNGSVLVATSLDEVDRTVEKTRTVSLTTGGVLLALLAVVGWFAVRSGLRPLTRIEETADAITSGDFSHRIAETAGAQTEVGRLTTCLNRMLDQIDTAFRGRAEAESRMRRFFADASHELRTPLVGIKGYTDLYRMGASRTRPETDHLMTRIGEESERLTRLVGDMLLLARLDEAARGPAVGTGPAPAFPLERAPMDLRTLAADALHDVRALDATRPVTLTGPDGGRPATAQTLADEERLRQVVTNLVGNAVAHSPAGTPIRIGVGVRDGLAVLEVADRGPGLSPEERQRVFERFYRADASRSRASGAGAGLGLSIVHSLVTAHGGDIEIDTAPGQGCTFRVRLSLFE
- the drmA gene encoding DISARM system helicase DrmA — protein: MPSMSPGVPTGASSQSLEEDLLQRVREVPQRFAAATSYEVRDELGEIISRDLLGPWDGPGEEFDPRAAGPRDRYLVGMLGPKRTLTNSLAAASEQLDDDSDGEGDGTDHSLPEKLTTQNAGRMWASSMGMMFAVPAGADAVSVRVRWGRYHKTQVLAEDGAARTTWARQQVEEQAEVRLDGAARQRLPLLASDPEAPGVRLEVDVRERSGASRVVELALVNGQDEPAQSKDSAWLFQTELQVTALDGAAAVFEPISDPLRDGAEAVGEGTADLEEQRLTLLYRNQLKHAAGRNVAVDALVDQGERRAHRLTTNWLPVHDVPATVAPTGEDATYLAGLELSMDALAELPADRLTAALAPLAEGYTAWLEEQRAHAGTLPPGLRATALDAVEQAGDVAARITLGVDMLSDPERPEALEAFRFANRAMALQRRHTAIAALREREGIGFAQAKARIDEQGAAAASWRPFQLAFVLLNLRALAVPTLTEREAGPDAIVDLLFFPTGGGKTEAYLGLAAFTFAIRRLQGTLGEGADARSGEAGVAVLMRYTLRLLTAQQFQRAAALVCAAEVLRREAYEAGDTRWGDTPFRIGLWVGGAVSPNRYEEAAQQIAEAKEAGAGRGAKVLQTLACPWCGTALSAQHDLHPDDTLRRVLLYCANGEGKNACPFSQRRSPGEGLPILTVDEEIYRLAPSLLIATVDKLAQLPWRGYAGMLFGRVSELCPRHGYRHADLDARTSCGQTHNSKGKYEAVASRPVTRLRPPDLIIQDELHLISGALGTTVGLFEAAVDQLCTWPAPDGHGGSRPVGPKIVASTATTKRAADQIRGVFARRAAIFPPRVVDVEDTFFSQQVAVTPAAPGRRYLGICAHGVRMKQAEIRVAEILALAGQTLFDRHGAPADPYMTLVGYFNATRELAGMRRFLDDDIATRVRVHGTRKGLSNRLLRRTDMLSVQELTSRISSGDITEVLARLEIGFDEELDTTVRRQALVDELKAAAQHKQRLDPAKLGLRNESNGAVDAVIATSMLQVGVDVSRFGLMLVVGQPKNTAEYIQASSRVGRDAKRPGLVVTLYNWTRPRDLAHFETFSHYHATFYREVEALSVTPFARRSLDRTTAAAWIAAIRNADAGHSRNADAYDVDLDGPVARQVTEQFLARAETVGGERARDYLAERIDTLKEAWTTRKQGNSRLGYEEGKWQRQQLTGLLDKATGAKWGELTVSQSMRETENEINLLVPGSGLFDVVGGAPPWSYSGGQGPDDAGSAEETPDGDETGTVLDNKQQGPTGPNGKKARA
- the drmB gene encoding DUF1998 domain-containing protein, translated to MTDTPQYRRRVGSVRPSHLMFTGGVGSLVDLPNFAVLVRGIDDWNYDAVPGWADLKEPRLLRAVNSLLAAPNSPYQVTQLRPAPWLDGADRDPNGPAAKVGVPVLPFPQWLRCTACNELGALDSSNFRFENDKPRRPDKARFFHAGCTAKRKGKPPLAVAARFVLACQAGHLDDFPYATFVHRGGSCAAVSHPRLQMLDHGGNQAANVKLKCVNCNKERNIRDAMGPRGEANLPSCRGRHPHLSTFDPAGCEHRPKPLVIGASNQWFAQTLSVLAVPPTQGSALQGEVEKLWDTLQNATGLPMLQMVWNLPQFKVLHQWAQEDVLAAVQERRAAVEAGPAAAQTSTYPDLLTPEWEIFTTPDTPDPTEDFALRDIEVPPALGGLFSHIVQAERLREVRALVGFTRLDAPDPEDPTLVTRAPLSRNRTPAWVPASEVRGEGIFLRLPEPLVADWEQRVAGTEELAAHRDAYVEFRRNRHSGRIQGNDDPLRSWPGARYIALHTLSHLLIRAISLNCGYSSASLSERIYAGREDDPRTGILIYTAVPDAEGTLGGLASLAEPEAFTRIVRRALADARRCSSDPLCAERLPHPPHEDFLHGAACHVCLFVSETTCERGNRFLDRRFIVPIGDPSLVLTLDIK